One Mycolicibacterium fortuitum subsp. fortuitum genomic window carries:
- a CDS encoding carboxymuconolactone decarboxylase family protein, with product MTASDTRTERGRREFAEVMTFAAPSDSSPATANLIDFVFAEVWPRTALSRRDRRFVTLPCVAAADAEGPLRDHVYAALNSGDVSIVEMRETVLHFAVYAGWPKASRFNIMVDEQWDRIHRERGLTAPAPEPLLPLPTPSDPEERLVCGEQSFRDINRIPFAPTRDNPYSGAGILNFVFGEMWLRPGLGMKERRLVTVACVAFQDAPMPILSHVYAALKSRDVSFEEMDELALHFAAYYGWPKAANLNQVIAEQKQRVLDEEQAEA from the coding sequence ATGACCGCCTCCGACACCCGGACCGAACGGGGCAGACGCGAGTTCGCCGAGGTGATGACGTTCGCCGCTCCCTCCGACAGCAGCCCGGCGACGGCGAACTTGATCGACTTCGTGTTCGCCGAGGTCTGGCCGCGCACCGCACTGAGCCGCCGGGACCGCCGGTTCGTCACGCTGCCGTGCGTCGCCGCCGCCGACGCCGAAGGACCGCTGCGCGACCACGTGTACGCCGCGCTGAACAGCGGTGACGTGTCGATCGTCGAAATGCGGGAAACCGTGCTGCATTTCGCGGTGTATGCCGGATGGCCGAAAGCCTCGCGATTCAACATCATGGTCGACGAGCAGTGGGACCGGATCCACCGCGAACGGGGGCTGACCGCGCCGGCGCCAGAACCGCTGCTGCCGCTACCCACACCGAGCGATCCCGAGGAACGGCTGGTCTGCGGCGAACAGTCCTTCCGGGACATCAACCGCATACCGTTCGCCCCGACCCGGGACAACCCGTACTCGGGCGCAGGCATCCTCAACTTCGTCTTCGGGGAGATGTGGCTGCGGCCCGGACTCGGCATGAAGGAACGGCGCCTGGTGACGGTGGCCTGCGTGGCCTTTCAGGATGCACCGATGCCGATCCTCAGCCACGTCTATGCCGCACTCAAGAGCCGCGACGTCTCCTTCGAGGAAATGGATGAACTGGCACTGCATTTCGCGGCGTACTACGGCTGGCCCAAAGCGGCGAACCTCAACCAGGTGATCGCCGAGCAGAAGCAGCGGGTGCTTGACGAGGAGCAAGCCGAGGCATGA
- a CDS encoding alpha/beta fold hydrolase, protein MPFIEHDLGRAYYRHWAAPDPRAAVIFLHGFGEHTGVYHRYGFALNAAGIDLWAVDQFGHGLTPGTRGDFGSIEASSSLAEALTGLAEQETPGIPLVAQGHSFGSVVTLFRLLGEPDRYRAGIISGAPLVPIPEMLDADPSLDLDPSWLSSDPFYLDSLENDPLAFVDADGGALTRELDRAWDRFGKELPELKVPTLALHGSADAIAPAGAVKAYAEQIEPLQFKEFAGRRHDILNEDVHREVAADIVAFIEVQIG, encoded by the coding sequence ATGCCATTCATCGAGCACGATCTCGGACGGGCCTACTACCGGCACTGGGCCGCACCGGATCCCCGCGCCGCCGTCATCTTCCTGCACGGGTTCGGTGAGCACACCGGCGTCTACCATCGCTACGGCTTCGCGCTCAATGCCGCAGGCATCGACCTGTGGGCAGTCGATCAGTTCGGGCACGGACTGACCCCAGGAACCCGCGGAGACTTCGGGTCGATCGAGGCCAGTTCGTCGCTGGCCGAGGCGCTCACGGGTCTGGCCGAGCAGGAAACTCCCGGGATTCCACTGGTGGCGCAAGGACATTCGTTCGGCTCGGTGGTCACCCTGTTCCGGCTACTCGGCGAGCCGGACCGCTACCGGGCCGGCATCATCTCCGGAGCCCCGTTGGTGCCGATCCCCGAAATGCTCGATGCGGACCCGTCATTGGACCTCGACCCGAGCTGGCTGTCGTCCGATCCGTTCTACCTGGACTCCCTGGAGAACGACCCGTTGGCGTTCGTCGACGCCGACGGCGGCGCCCTGACCCGCGAGCTGGACCGGGCCTGGGACCGCTTCGGCAAGGAGCTACCCGAGCTGAAGGTGCCCACCCTGGCGCTGCACGGTTCGGCCGACGCGATCGCCCCGGCCGGCGCCGTCAAGGCCTACGCCGAGCAGATAGAACCCTTGCAGTTCAAGGAGTTTGCGGGCCGACGCCACGACATTCTCAACGAGGATGTGCACCGCGAGGTGGCCGCGGACATCGTGGCGTTCATCGAAGTGCAGATCGGCTAG
- a CDS encoding acetoacetate--CoA ligase codes for MNQPQWEPTPEGIEAARVTDFARFVDSRLGVSTPDYQTLWQWSVDEPAAFWGAVWDYFGLGERPEQVLVGDTMPGVQWFPGARLNYVDQILRQARTDRPAILTVAEGGAVTELSWAELLRRTAAFAHTLRSLGVEPGDRVVGYLPNIAEAIIAFLATASLGAIWSACGQDYTAKAALDRLGQLEPTVLVTADGYWFGGKSHDKSADIAAVRDGLPTLKASVLVSRLGAAREDWLDWGSATAGKAELATTPVDFDHPLWVLYSSGTTGLPKGIMHGHGGVLLEHLKAVALQSDIGPDDTFFWYTSPSWMMWNFQVAGLLVGATIVCYEGSPTYPTADALWHIAATVHATVLGTSPGYVLACAKAGSVPREEHDLSALKTVGITGSSLPPSSALWLRDNVGERVQVSSLSGGTDVVSAFIGGAPTVPVWPGELSTRYLGAAVDAWDEFGNPVRGEVGELVITKPLPSMPIAFWNDADGSRYRAAYFEMFPGVWRHGDWITITDHDSIVVHGRSDSTLNRNGIRMGSADIYQSVERLPEVAEALVIGAEQPDGGYWMPLFVVLAEGVDLTDALRDKIAQTIRTEVSPRHVPDEILLAPGIPHTRTGKKLEVPIKKLFQGADAAKVVERSAVDNPDLLDWYATIKR; via the coding sequence ATGAATCAGCCGCAATGGGAACCGACGCCGGAGGGCATCGAGGCTGCCAGGGTCACCGACTTCGCCCGGTTCGTCGACTCGCGCCTCGGCGTCAGCACACCTGACTATCAGACTCTGTGGCAGTGGTCGGTCGATGAGCCGGCGGCGTTCTGGGGCGCGGTGTGGGACTACTTCGGCCTCGGGGAGCGGCCGGAGCAGGTGCTTGTCGGCGACACGATGCCCGGCGTGCAGTGGTTCCCCGGCGCCCGGTTGAACTACGTCGACCAGATTCTCCGGCAGGCCCGCACCGATCGCCCGGCCATCCTCACCGTCGCCGAAGGCGGCGCGGTGACCGAGCTGTCCTGGGCGGAATTGTTGCGTCGGACCGCAGCTTTCGCGCACACTCTGCGGTCGCTGGGAGTGGAGCCGGGGGACCGCGTGGTCGGTTACCTGCCCAACATCGCCGAGGCCATCATCGCGTTCCTGGCCACCGCCAGCCTCGGTGCGATCTGGAGTGCCTGCGGGCAGGACTACACCGCCAAGGCCGCCTTGGACCGGCTCGGCCAGCTCGAGCCGACCGTGCTGGTGACTGCCGACGGCTATTGGTTCGGAGGTAAGTCCCACGACAAGAGCGCCGACATCGCGGCAGTGCGCGACGGCCTGCCTACGTTGAAGGCTTCGGTGCTGGTGTCGCGGCTCGGTGCGGCGCGCGAGGATTGGCTGGACTGGGGCTCCGCGACCGCGGGCAAGGCCGAATTGGCCACGACACCGGTTGATTTCGATCATCCGCTGTGGGTTCTGTACTCATCGGGCACCACCGGCCTACCCAAGGGCATCATGCACGGCCACGGCGGTGTGCTGCTCGAGCACCTCAAGGCGGTGGCGCTGCAGTCGGACATCGGTCCTGACGACACGTTCTTCTGGTACACCAGCCCGAGCTGGATGATGTGGAACTTCCAGGTGGCCGGACTCCTGGTCGGCGCCACCATCGTCTGCTACGAGGGCAGCCCTACCTACCCGACCGCCGACGCTCTGTGGCACATCGCGGCGACCGTCCACGCGACGGTTTTGGGCACCAGCCCCGGCTACGTGTTGGCCTGCGCGAAGGCCGGCTCGGTACCTCGCGAAGAGCATGATCTGTCCGCTCTGAAAACCGTTGGCATCACGGGATCCTCGCTGCCACCATCGTCGGCTCTCTGGCTGCGCGACAACGTCGGCGAACGGGTACAGGTTTCTTCGCTCAGCGGTGGCACCGATGTGGTCTCGGCATTCATCGGCGGGGCGCCCACCGTGCCGGTGTGGCCGGGTGAGCTCTCGACTCGCTACCTCGGGGCGGCAGTGGACGCCTGGGACGAGTTCGGGAACCCCGTTCGCGGGGAGGTCGGCGAGCTGGTGATCACCAAGCCGCTGCCGTCGATGCCCATCGCATTCTGGAACGATGCCGACGGATCCCGTTACCGCGCCGCCTACTTCGAGATGTTTCCCGGTGTGTGGCGCCACGGAGACTGGATCACCATCACCGATCACGACAGCATCGTCGTGCACGGCCGGTCGGATTCCACTCTGAACCGCAACGGCATCCGGATGGGCAGCGCCGACATCTACCAATCGGTGGAGCGGTTGCCCGAGGTCGCCGAGGCGCTGGTGATCGGGGCCGAACAGCCCGACGGCGGATACTGGATGCCATTGTTCGTCGTGCTGGCCGAAGGCGTCGACCTCACAGACGCACTGCGGGACAAGATTGCCCAGACCATCCGGACCGAGGTGTCGCCGCGGCACGTGCCCGACGAGATCCTGCTCGCGCCGGGAATCCCACACACCCGCACCGGCAAGAAGCTCGAAGTGCCGATCAAGAAACTCTTCCAGGGAGCGGACGCGGCCAAGGTGGTCGAACGCAGCGCCGTCGACAACCCCGATCTGCTGGATTGGTACGCGACCATCAAGCGGTAG
- a CDS encoding LysR family transcriptional regulator, with protein sequence MDGAQRSGRPSADDLLVLLAVGRSGRYTTAADELGLNHTTISRRIAALEQAIGGRVLTRAGGGWELTDLGREALTAAEAVESAVAGLGTTGTRQLAGVVRISATDGFSAYIAAPAAAQVQRHHPRLTVEIVTATRRASQQRSSLDIEIVVGAPQVRRAEAIRLGDYCLGLYGARDYLAEHGTPESVADLARFPLVYFIDSMLQVDDLDMAASFAPAMRESVTSTNVFVHVEATRAAAGLGLLPCFMADRHEDLVRVLPAELTVRLSYWLVARAETLRRPVVAAVVEAIRDRMADQHDVLLGIR encoded by the coding sequence ATGGACGGTGCGCAAAGGTCCGGGCGCCCCAGCGCCGACGATCTGCTGGTCCTGCTGGCCGTCGGCCGCTCCGGGCGCTACACGACCGCGGCCGACGAGTTGGGCCTCAACCACACCACGATCTCGAGACGGATCGCCGCGCTCGAGCAGGCCATCGGGGGCCGGGTCCTGACCCGCGCAGGCGGCGGATGGGAACTCACCGACCTCGGCCGCGAGGCATTGACTGCCGCCGAAGCCGTCGAATCGGCGGTCGCCGGTCTGGGCACCACTGGCACCCGGCAACTCGCCGGCGTCGTCCGCATCTCGGCGACCGACGGCTTCAGCGCCTACATCGCCGCGCCCGCAGCAGCCCAGGTGCAACGCCACCATCCACGCCTCACCGTGGAAATCGTGACCGCCACCAGGCGAGCCTCCCAACAACGGTCGAGCCTGGACATCGAGATCGTCGTCGGCGCACCCCAGGTGCGACGGGCCGAGGCGATCCGACTCGGCGACTACTGCCTCGGCTTGTACGGGGCGCGGGACTATCTCGCTGAGCACGGCACCCCCGAGAGCGTCGCGGACCTGGCCCGGTTTCCGTTGGTCTACTTCATCGACTCCATGCTGCAGGTCGACGATCTGGACATGGCCGCCAGCTTCGCTCCGGCCATGCGCGAATCGGTGACCTCCACCAATGTGTTCGTCCATGTCGAGGCCACCCGCGCCGCGGCCGGACTGGGCCTGTTGCCCTGCTTCATGGCCGACCGGCACGAGGATTTGGTGCGGGTACTGCCCGCCGAACTCACTGTGCGGTTGAGCTACTGGCTGGTGGCGCGGGCCGAGACCCTGCGCCGGCCGGTGGTGGCCGCCGTGGTGGAGGCTATCCGCGACCGGATGGCCGATCAGCACGACGTGCTGCTGGGCATCCGCTGA
- a CDS encoding TetR/AcrR family transcriptional regulator, whose protein sequence is MAEERDRILDIVVEILETEGYEAVQLREVARRAKTSLATIYKRYSTRDELILAALDSWMAENRYSGVAGQVREPGETLYEALMRLFRTIFEPWEKHPDMLRAYSRARAAPGGDRLERRGLDAVVPAGLSILAGVDEGFVHDLDNILMSLVFGLVGRFTAGEIAITDILPSLDRTVYWLTAGYEARR, encoded by the coding sequence ATGGCAGAAGAACGTGATCGGATCCTCGACATCGTCGTCGAGATTCTCGAGACCGAGGGCTACGAGGCCGTACAGCTGCGCGAGGTGGCGCGCCGCGCCAAAACCTCACTGGCCACGATCTACAAGCGGTACTCCACCCGAGACGAGTTGATCTTGGCCGCTCTCGACAGCTGGATGGCCGAGAATCGGTATTCGGGCGTGGCCGGCCAGGTGCGCGAGCCGGGGGAGACGTTGTACGAGGCGCTGATGCGGCTGTTCCGCACCATCTTCGAGCCGTGGGAAAAGCACCCCGACATGCTCCGGGCCTACTCGCGGGCCAGGGCCGCACCGGGTGGGGACCGCTTGGAGCGTCGTGGCCTCGACGCGGTGGTTCCCGCGGGTCTGTCGATCCTGGCCGGGGTCGACGAGGGGTTCGTGCACGACCTCGACAACATTCTGATGAGCCTGGTTTTCGGCCTGGTCGGCCGGTTCACCGCAGGCGAGATCGCCATCACCGACATCCTGCCCAGCCTCGACCGGACGGTCTACTGGCTCACCGCGGGGTACGAGGCGCGGCGCTAG
- a CDS encoding MFS transporter has protein sequence MSAPNATGLRRVVAASMAGTVVEWYEFFLYGTAATLVFNKLFFPQGGNDLDAIMAAFGTYAIGFLARPLGGIVFGHYGDKFGRKKLLQFSLILVGLATFLMGCLPTFGHIGYLAPILLVILRFLQGFAVGGEWGGAVLLVAEHSPNQSRGFWASWPQAGVPVGNMLATVVLLLLNWRLSDAAFLSWGWRVAFWLSAVVVLIGYYIRTKVTDAPIFVAAQQEAERIKASSFSAVEVIKRYPRGVFTAMGLRFGENIMYYLVVTFSITYLKEHVHSDTSDILWWLLIAHTVHLVAIPTVGALSDHYGRRPVYFLGAVGAACWGFFAYPMMDSGEYLPVIGAITLGLVIHALMYAPQPALMSEMFPTRMRYSGVSLGYQVTSIAAGSLAPIIAVWLLKTYASSVPIAMYLALAALVTLIALAFTRETKGVDLAEIDAADLEQATA, from the coding sequence ATGAGCGCGCCCAATGCGACCGGACTGCGCCGCGTCGTCGCCGCCTCGATGGCGGGCACGGTGGTGGAGTGGTACGAGTTCTTTCTCTACGGAACCGCGGCCACGCTGGTGTTCAACAAGTTGTTCTTCCCGCAGGGCGGCAACGACCTGGACGCGATCATGGCGGCCTTCGGTACCTATGCGATCGGCTTCCTGGCCCGCCCGCTGGGCGGCATCGTGTTCGGCCATTACGGCGACAAGTTCGGCCGCAAGAAACTGCTGCAGTTCAGCCTGATACTCGTCGGCCTCGCCACATTCCTGATGGGCTGCCTGCCGACCTTCGGGCACATCGGCTACCTCGCCCCGATCCTGTTGGTGATCCTGCGCTTCCTACAGGGGTTCGCGGTCGGCGGCGAGTGGGGCGGGGCGGTCCTACTGGTTGCCGAACACAGCCCGAACCAGTCGCGCGGGTTCTGGGCAAGTTGGCCACAGGCCGGTGTGCCGGTGGGCAACATGCTGGCCACCGTGGTGCTGCTCTTGCTCAACTGGCGACTCAGCGACGCGGCGTTCCTGTCCTGGGGTTGGCGGGTGGCGTTCTGGCTGTCGGCAGTGGTGGTGCTGATCGGCTATTACATCCGTACCAAGGTCACCGATGCGCCGATTTTCGTTGCGGCCCAACAGGAAGCCGAACGGATCAAGGCCAGTTCATTCAGCGCTGTCGAAGTGATCAAGCGCTATCCGCGCGGGGTGTTCACCGCGATGGGACTGCGATTCGGCGAGAACATCATGTACTACCTCGTCGTCACGTTCTCGATCACCTATCTCAAGGAACATGTGCACTCCGACACCAGCGACATCCTGTGGTGGCTGCTCATCGCCCACACCGTGCACCTGGTGGCCATCCCGACCGTCGGGGCGTTGTCAGACCATTACGGTCGCCGCCCGGTGTACTTCCTCGGCGCCGTCGGCGCGGCCTGCTGGGGCTTTTTCGCCTACCCGATGATGGACAGCGGCGAGTATCTGCCGGTGATCGGGGCGATCACGCTGGGGCTGGTGATCCACGCCTTGATGTATGCACCGCAGCCCGCGCTGATGTCCGAGATGTTCCCGACCCGGATGCGGTATTCCGGTGTCTCCCTTGGCTATCAGGTCACCTCGATCGCCGCGGGATCGCTGGCGCCGATCATCGCGGTGTGGTTGTTGAAGACCTACGCCTCCTCGGTGCCGATCGCGATGTATCTCGCGCTGGCCGCGCTGGTGACACTGATCGCGCTCGCTTTCACCCGCGAGACCAAGGGTGTGGACCTGGCCGAGATCGACGCGGCAGATCTCGAGCAGGCGACGGCATGA
- a CDS encoding 3-hydroxybutyrate dehydrogenase, with protein MSDLEGRTALVTGAASGIGAACARELASRGAVVMVADVDASGAEAVAREIGGKPWAVDLLDVSALETLKLDCDILVNNAGVQSIHPIQEFPPERFRMLLALMVEVPFLLIRAALPHMYAGEFGRVINISSVHGLRASEFKSGYVTAKHALEGLSKVTALEGGSHGVTSNCVNPGYVRTPLVTKQIADQARIHGIPEQNVLAEVLLKESAVKQLVEPEEVGALVGWLASPSARMVTGASYTMDGGWSAR; from the coding sequence ATGAGTGATCTCGAAGGACGCACCGCTCTCGTGACCGGCGCCGCGAGCGGTATCGGCGCGGCCTGTGCCCGCGAACTCGCCTCCCGCGGGGCAGTCGTCATGGTCGCCGACGTCGATGCCTCCGGCGCCGAAGCCGTGGCCCGTGAGATCGGTGGAAAGCCCTGGGCGGTAGACCTTCTCGATGTTTCGGCGCTGGAGACGCTCAAGCTGGACTGCGACATCCTGGTGAACAACGCCGGCGTGCAGAGCATCCATCCGATCCAGGAGTTCCCACCCGAGCGGTTCCGGATGCTGCTGGCGTTGATGGTCGAGGTGCCGTTCCTGTTGATCCGCGCCGCGCTGCCGCACATGTACGCCGGGGAGTTCGGGCGCGTCATCAACATCTCCTCGGTGCACGGCCTGCGCGCATCGGAATTCAAGTCCGGCTACGTCACCGCCAAGCATGCGCTGGAAGGGCTGTCGAAGGTGACCGCTTTGGAGGGCGGATCACACGGGGTGACCAGCAACTGCGTCAACCCCGGTTATGTCCGCACGCCGCTGGTGACGAAACAGATCGCCGATCAAGCCCGCATCCACGGCATTCCCGAGCAGAACGTGCTCGCTGAGGTGTTGCTGAAGGAGAGCGCGGTCAAACAATTGGTAGAGCCGGAAGAGGTTGGCGCCTTGGTAGGTTGGCTGGCGTCGCCGAGCGCCCGGATGGTGACCGGGGCGTCATACACGATGGATGGTGGGTGGAGCGCACGATGA
- a CDS encoding HNH endonuclease signature motif containing protein, whose translation MFEDDSDAVLIDRISAATRAESVAIAARLAAIGALDSLREQELAESILWRTDPFEEVAAEISAAMRIARGRAATQIHHARVLRDKLPQVAARFAVGDIDYRVVRMIIARTGIVDPSVWAGLDAELAARAHRWMRFSERQLRDRVDQWIAKLDPNGVRVPPDISEQRFVQIEPSTPGMASIWANIDAVEAVALNQRLDAVANTVCEQDPRSHEQRRADAIGPLARLEAHLVCRCGREECPAAQNRAAADAAVVHVLAQSSTVDGGSDAPGYLPGHGVLPAESVRDLAGRAKIKPVRLPGDTADAGPCGESKPSHSGDSPQAAEQAVNAEPGYRPSAALSEFIRWRDLTCRFPGCDAPAERCDVDHTAPWPLGPTHPSNTKLYCRAHHLIKTFCPGWSDRQYPDGTVEVTTPTGHTYTTEPHGGALFEDLATPTEDLNLTDPPPAPGPNRSAKMPKRSRTREQDRQDRITEERRLRAEFNNDLAHERAYQAWLAEEYGPPPPF comes from the coding sequence ATGTTCGAAGATGATTCCGATGCCGTACTGATCGACCGGATCAGTGCCGCGACGCGAGCCGAATCGGTGGCGATCGCCGCCCGGCTGGCCGCGATCGGAGCACTGGATTCACTGCGCGAACAAGAACTGGCCGAATCGATTTTGTGGCGGACTGATCCGTTCGAGGAAGTCGCTGCCGAAATTTCGGCGGCGATGCGGATCGCTCGGGGTCGGGCGGCCACCCAGATCCACCACGCCCGGGTACTACGCGACAAGTTGCCCCAGGTCGCGGCCCGCTTCGCGGTCGGGGACATCGATTATAGGGTGGTGCGGATGATCATCGCCCGCACCGGCATCGTCGATCCGTCGGTCTGGGCCGGGCTGGACGCCGAGTTGGCCGCCCGAGCCCACCGTTGGATGCGGTTCTCCGAACGACAACTGCGGGACCGGGTCGATCAGTGGATCGCCAAACTCGACCCCAACGGGGTACGCGTCCCGCCGGATATCAGTGAGCAACGGTTCGTGCAGATCGAACCGAGCACACCCGGCATGGCCTCGATCTGGGCCAACATCGATGCTGTCGAGGCCGTGGCGTTGAATCAACGCCTGGATGCGGTGGCCAACACAGTGTGTGAGCAGGATCCGCGCAGCCATGAACAACGCCGCGCGGATGCGATCGGGCCGCTGGCCCGGCTGGAAGCCCACCTGGTGTGCCGGTGTGGTCGTGAGGAATGTCCGGCCGCGCAGAACCGGGCGGCCGCTGATGCGGCCGTGGTGCATGTGTTGGCCCAGAGTTCCACGGTCGACGGTGGCTCGGATGCCCCGGGGTATCTGCCCGGGCATGGGGTTCTGCCCGCCGAATCAGTACGGGATCTGGCCGGGCGCGCCAAGATCAAACCCGTCCGGCTACCCGGGGACACCGCCGACGCCGGTCCCTGTGGAGAGTCGAAGCCTAGTCATTCCGGCGACTCGCCGCAGGCGGCCGAGCAGGCGGTGAATGCAGAGCCTGGGTATCGACCCTCCGCGGCACTGTCGGAGTTCATTCGCTGGCGGGATCTGACGTGTCGGTTTCCTGGGTGTGATGCCCCTGCCGAGCGTTGCGATGTCGACCACACCGCACCGTGGCCTTTGGGTCCGACGCATCCGTCCAACACCAAGCTGTACTGCCGGGCCCATCACCTGATCAAAACGTTCTGCCCGGGCTGGTCAGACCGCCAATACCCTGACGGCACCGTGGAAGTCACCACCCCGACCGGGCATACCTACACCACCGAACCCCACGGCGGCGCCCTGTTCGAGGACCTGGCCACCCCGACCGAGGACCTCAATCTCACCGACCCGCCACCAGCGCCGGGTCCGAATCGCAGTGCGAAGATGCCCAAACGGTCCCGCACCCGCGAACAAGACCGCCAAGACCGCATCACCGAAGAACGCCGGCTACGCGCCGAATTCAACAACGACCTCGCCCACGAACGCGCCTACCAAGCCTGGCTCGCCGAAGAATACGGACCACCCCCACCCTTCTGA
- a CDS encoding mycofactocin-coupled SDR family oxidoreductase produces the protein MGRVSGKRVLITGAARGMGRSHAVRLAEEGADVILVDICESLPAVEYPLATRADLDETARLVTDLGRQALSYVVDIRDGEALSAAVAEGVEKLGGLDASVANAGVLTAGTWDTTTAEQWRTVVDVNLIGTWNTCAAALPHLVERGGSLINVSSVAGIKGSPLHTPYTASKHGVVGLSRALANELAAVNVRVNTVHPTGVATGLRPESLHTLIHETRQDLGPIFQNALPIQMTDALDISNAVLFLISDEARHVTGLEFKVDAGATIR, from the coding sequence ATGGGGCGCGTCAGCGGAAAGCGCGTGCTGATCACCGGCGCAGCACGCGGCATGGGCCGAAGCCACGCGGTACGTCTGGCCGAAGAAGGCGCCGACGTGATCCTCGTCGACATCTGCGAATCGTTGCCAGCGGTCGAGTATCCACTGGCGACCCGCGCTGATCTGGACGAAACCGCCCGCCTGGTCACCGATCTCGGCCGTCAGGCCCTGAGCTATGTGGTCGACATCCGTGACGGCGAGGCATTGAGCGCCGCCGTCGCCGAGGGCGTCGAGAAGCTGGGCGGGTTGGATGCCTCCGTCGCGAACGCCGGGGTCCTCACCGCGGGCACCTGGGACACCACCACTGCCGAACAATGGCGCACCGTCGTGGACGTGAACCTGATCGGCACCTGGAACACCTGTGCAGCCGCACTGCCGCACCTGGTGGAGCGCGGCGGCAGCCTGATCAACGTCAGTTCGGTGGCGGGAATCAAAGGCTCGCCACTGCACACCCCCTACACCGCATCCAAACACGGCGTGGTCGGCCTCAGTCGCGCTCTGGCCAATGAGCTTGCCGCAGTCAATGTTCGGGTCAACACAGTGCATCCCACCGGCGTGGCCACCGGGTTGCGACCCGAATCCCTGCACACCCTGATTCACGAGACCCGGCAAGACCTGGGTCCGATCTTCCAGAACGCCCTGCCGATCCAGATGACCGACGCACTGGACATCAGCAATGCCGTGCTGTTCCTGATCTCCGATGAAGCCCGGCATGTCACCGGACTGGAGTTCAAGGTCGACGCCGGGGCGACGATCCGATGA
- a CDS encoding mycofactocin-coupled SDR family oxidoreductase, which translates to MGNLDGKVAFITGVARGQGRSHAVTLAKQGAAIIGVDICADIASNPYPMASRDELDETVALVEAAGGKMLGSVADVRDFHAVKSALDAGVEQFGRLDIVLANAGVAPTAFREVTVEEDLEMWSDAVGVNLVGSFHTAKAAIPHLIAGGRGGSIVFTSSTAGLRGFGGMQGGGLGYAASKHGIVGLMRTLSNALAPHSIRVNTVHPTAVNTMMAVNPAMTAFLENYPDGGPHLQNPMPVSLLEPEDISATISYLVSDAAKYVTGVTLPVDAGFTNKL; encoded by the coding sequence ATGGGGAATCTGGACGGAAAAGTCGCCTTCATCACCGGCGTAGCGCGAGGTCAGGGCCGCAGCCACGCGGTGACGCTCGCCAAGCAGGGCGCAGCCATCATCGGGGTGGACATCTGCGCGGATATCGCATCCAACCCGTACCCGATGGCCAGCCGCGACGAGCTCGACGAGACCGTCGCCCTGGTCGAGGCGGCCGGCGGCAAGATGCTCGGATCGGTGGCCGACGTGCGCGACTTCCATGCCGTCAAGAGCGCACTCGATGCCGGTGTCGAGCAGTTCGGCCGGCTGGACATCGTGCTCGCCAATGCCGGCGTCGCCCCCACCGCATTCCGTGAAGTGACCGTCGAAGAAGACCTCGAGATGTGGTCCGATGCGGTCGGCGTCAACCTGGTCGGCTCCTTCCACACCGCCAAGGCTGCCATTCCCCACCTCATCGCAGGCGGACGTGGCGGGTCGATCGTCTTCACCAGTTCCACCGCCGGACTGCGCGGTTTCGGCGGCATGCAGGGCGGCGGCCTTGGCTATGCGGCGTCCAAGCACGGCATCGTCGGACTGATGCGTACACTGTCCAATGCCCTTGCCCCGCACAGCATCCGGGTCAACACAGTGCACCCTACCGCGGTGAACACCATGATGGCCGTGAACCCGGCGATGACGGCATTCCTGGAGAACTACCCCGACGGCGGTCCGCACCTGCAGAACCCGATGCCGGTCTCATTGCTCGAGCCCGAGGACATCAGCGCGACGATCAGCTACCTGGTCTCCGACGCTGCCAAATACGTCACCGGGGTCACCCTCCCCGTCGACGCCGGCTTCACGAACAAACTCTGA